A region from the Brachyspira hampsonii genome encodes:
- a CDS encoding inositol monophosphatase family protein, with protein MNDLLYCHNIVIGILKEIREKIISSKLNKNDIDTKTNRRDLVTIIDKQTEDFISSKLNENFKDHYILGEETFKKDNNLEKNENVWIIDPIDATANFIKQETDYCILIAFFQNKIPKLGYIFDIKKNELIHAIDGEGVFINDIRIKEPENIALEEALISIDVRKMWKSELLKTVINNGFDLRYIGCAGLDGFKVARGHFGAFICPNLGPWDFAPLLLIAKELNLHVSDFNGNELLFAKRSDFIISTNQTYLDIKNLLKR; from the coding sequence ATGAATGATTTATTATACTGCCATAATATAGTTATAGGGATACTAAAAGAAATAAGAGAAAAAATTATATCATCAAAATTAAATAAAAATGATATTGATACAAAGACTAATAGAAGAGATTTAGTAACAATTATAGATAAACAAACAGAAGATTTTATATCTAGTAAATTAAATGAAAATTTTAAAGATCACTATATTTTAGGAGAAGAAACATTTAAAAAAGATAACAATTTAGAAAAAAATGAAAATGTTTGGATTATAGATCCTATTGATGCTACAGCCAATTTCATAAAACAAGAAACAGATTATTGTATTTTAATAGCTTTTTTTCAAAATAAAATTCCAAAACTTGGCTATATATTTGATATTAAAAAAAATGAATTAATACATGCTATAGATGGAGAAGGGGTTTTCATAAATGATATAAGAATAAAAGAACCTGAAAATATAGCACTTGAAGAAGCTTTAATATCTATTGATGTTAGAAAAATGTGGAAAAGTGAATTATTAAAAACAGTTATTAATAATGGTTTTGATTTGAGATATATAGGTTGTGCTGGACTTGACGGATTTAAAGTGGCAAGAGGACATTTTGGTGCTTTTATATGTCCAAATTTAGGACCTTGGGATTTTGCTCCTTTATTATTAATAGCAAAAGAATTAAATTTACATGTATCAGATTTTAATGGTAATGAATTGCTGTTTGCCAAAAGAAGCGACTTTATTATATCTACTAATCAGACATATCTTGATATAAAAAATTTATTAAAAAGATAA
- a CDS encoding sugar phosphate isomerase/epimerase family protein, with the protein MKKCFDISAHLYFKEYKDENAKNNNSIKDEDQIFSETKISESFDMLRELDINWFNTWTHSNIYTDFSGEKEIVKSIERHLNKYRYIKLSSLHYNGSIFDLDEKINSKNIEQMKNYIELVRNLKPVSIVMHPGVFGEGGFAKNLPNYQKAVEILGSERVKEKVAENIRYFGEFANTYGIKIAVENIFKGRIYSKIDDLIDLVNTVNMENVGFCLDVGHGNYDGINISETIRLMKDKLFELHLSDNLGDRDAHLPIGFGNIDWVSVINTLREIGYKGTATFEFFRWPIEDKKLGLKMAIETWKTFENIAINGYHTLDYI; encoded by the coding sequence ATGAAAAAATGTTTTGATATATCGGCTCATCTGTATTTTAAAGAATATAAAGATGAAAATGCAAAAAATAATAACTCAATTAAAGATGAAGATCAAATTTTTTCTGAAACAAAAATTTCTGAAAGTTTTGATATGCTTAGAGAATTAGATATTAACTGGTTTAATACATGGACTCATTCGAATATTTATACGGATTTTTCCGGAGAAAAAGAAATAGTTAAATCAATAGAAAGACATTTAAATAAATACAGATATATAAAGTTATCTTCTTTGCATTATAATGGTTCAATTTTTGATTTAGATGAAAAAATAAATAGTAAGAATATTGAACAAATGAAAAATTATATAGAATTAGTAAGAAATCTAAAACCTGTAAGTATAGTGATGCATCCTGGAGTTTTTGGTGAAGGCGGTTTTGCAAAGAATTTACCTAATTATCAGAAAGCCGTAGAAATTTTAGGATCTGAACGAGTAAAAGAAAAAGTAGCTGAAAATATAAGATATTTCGGGGAGTTTGCAAATACTTATGGAATAAAAATAGCTGTAGAAAATATTTTTAAGGGAAGAATATACAGCAAAATAGATGATTTAATAGATTTAGTAAATACGGTTAATATGGAAAATGTAGGTTTTTGTTTAGATGTAGGACATGGAAATTATGATGGTATAAATATATCTGAAACAATAAGATTAATGAAAGATAAATTATTTGAATTACATCTTAGCGATAATTTAGGAGACAGAGATGCTCATTTACCTATTGGTTTTGGAAATATAGATTGGGTTTCTGTAATTAATACTTTAAGAGAAATAGGTTATAAAGGAACAGCAACTTTTGAATTCTTTAGATGGCCTATAGAAGATAAAAAATTAGGTTTAAAAATGGCAATTGAAACTTGGAAAACTTTTGAGAATATAGCTATCAATGGATATCATACATTAGATTATATATAA